One region of Drosophila sechellia strain sech25 chromosome 4, ASM438219v1, whole genome shotgun sequence genomic DNA includes:
- the LOC6620109 gene encoding apolipophorins yields MARMKYNIALIGVLASVLLTIAVNAENDCNLGCPKSDNGLLKYIPGNYYDYSFDSILTIGSSSDVLNDSDDTSLKVSGSAKIFAKGNCGYILQLSSVKVTNTKESVEKKILNSIQKPVRFTLVSGNLEPQICSDSSDLDYSLNIKRAVVSLLQSGIEAEHEVDVFGVCPTHTSTSKVGNANIITKARNLNSCSHREQINSGLVSGRVNERAGITSSLLLQANYIKESRIVNHLIENVQLTETYKFIGNSKGNSDISAKVVTILKLKNPSGTKANSPGTGSTVRSLIFQRPETYTSKNINALKTTLSDLVDSTNDYVKKETAKKFVEFIRLLRQSDSETLLELAAFPHPNKVLARKVYLDGLFRASTAESARVILKQLSKFDDKEKLLAILSLNLVKSVDKETLNQAASQLLPNAPKELYIAVGSLVAKYCLKNYCQGPEIDAISKKFSDGLKHCKPNTKREEERIVYILKGLGNAKSLSGNTVAALSECASTGRSNRIRVAALHAFSTVKCEETLQSKSLELLKNRNEDSELRIEAYLSAISCPNADVANQISEIVNSETVNQVGGFISSNLKAIRDSTDVSREQQKYYLANIRVTKTFPVDYRRYSFNNEFSYKLESLGVGASTDYQLIYSQHGFLPRSSRINVTTEIFGTNYNVFEASVRQENFEDVLEYYLGPKGLVNKDFDEIVELIEVGNNGVAAGGRARRSIVDDVSKISKKYKMYGVKNVQDLNLDVSLKLFGSELAFLSLGDNIPSSLDDIINYFSTSFEKAKQELSSFEKQFSSHHLFLDTDLAYPTSIGVPLELVAQGFAATKVDLAVSLDINAILAQNWQKAKYRLKFVPSVDINAHLQIGFNAQVLSTGVRVVSSAHSATGSDITVAVISDGEGFNVDLELPREKLELINFSVDTELYVAEQDKQKAIALKGTKKNKNSQPSEICFNQLELVGLNICIKSSTSLSEIQAGNGKVAERGLSVSDKFHLSRPFNFAVYFTTERKFTFKGIHTQEAFSQKWKLDYSTPGSKVSHDTAVVYELGNKPKIFSRLSFDNSLCHFAVEAGINNDKNELVVYGQYEQDKEIKKSKIGFSKNGNEYKPLIEIQDNNGISNNINGYHADGKIVVQKNSNNIERYHFENFQVSNANNAHVAVNGWSDVGSNSLTSELRISSDHQTFLIKENLKLESGLYEAGFFINDEHSPENIYGSSIHLAIADQSYALKTNWKAAAWSIDSDGSFNFQKHGDSNSPRAGKLVENVEIQYKKKQVGGIKIMSNFDVNKLDLDVEISREQKIGSIIVKYESNQRHTQDYSLEASAKINKQSIDVISKCDFNGNVYVVDNSIVTSWGTLLSAKGEIGQRYSAQDININIQGNVQISGKDKATQWILKVIGTPDKTNSDFRISRDTAELIKLTSETQHPQDKISFAKLNLIVKNQLTAKGEFRVAKNGKGDFTASFDTLKTEPKHKLEIESKFHIQSPKYDIDASLTLDGKKKLHLRSENTIEKLKFSTKNIGEANDKIVAFEANGSLKGELRGNGEIQGTFIFNAPDGRVIDGSINRKFSTNAKSGLSQGNIDAQLSDTPFGSNKKRSIALKGKLDRLNTKTKEFSANTNLVYTAFNGDKSEISYQIKQQQNGDDKNIDFSIKGYGNPLPQRFEIAVALGDYSAQHAVISITSKYGEIFSVSANGNYNNNQALEYGLQANIEIPKSNLKSLEIKSHGKVLKSLIGNENAAYNAEFFLDSKTSLGQYARVNTVWNGTANDGTYDFEAQTNNMESPLSFNGKYHRKQTGNIKDGDLTGKQTYVLNAQYGAQYVKMDASLGYGAEKVDIAYGIDSSFDSVKDIKVNIHTLKPLDDSTYVVTAQFKQTDKSYGLDTTFYHSAHKKGVDIRLDLLKEKPIIITSIAELLGDRKGKVIFEILNLADLDIKINSEASYVSIDEFYIIVNWSSKKLKLDGYELEARAQNKNIKIQLKNVDGIIFSGTATYALKKELNKTIIDGQGKVQYQGKAHNSNFKLTRQHFDFGTDREVGFSYTFMGNLGSKNGLGTLKITNKEFNTKFSVCEEKRQCTNIIVQSIVSIDEQKLDAVEHTTLIIVDLRDFGYPYEFELKSQNTRQGLNYQYHLDSFIITGNNFKYQFTANVQPTSSTIKLALPKRQILFETTQKIPADGSLFGRYEQTASFFIDKLQRPDDVARFSAIVDVTGTERVAFNANGKLKFEHPTIRPLSISGKLNGDVNQQIASAEVIFDIFRLPEQKVVGNSELRNSRSQNGFNIAYTTTVKSAGLQIQYQINSNAAVDIEAHEYNIGLELNNGEIDVKAISFLNKDKFEISLTESNKHIIYIVGDFSKQNRYAKLNTKVQILDRNPIEIISEVQPNSAKIILKRQDFIDGNAELKLGKEFKVDVNGSGKPLFNGRVALDATNFLQTNYFINEDNLNGFWHIVESEINKDTEYFSENIKKRLEKSRQVTDKIVKLAKEAGPDFSKLKGNLLDYKNDIVQELEADQSIAPIIDGIRTLFANIAGILDDINKAISEILGKAQKSIVDIYDKLQALWKDSLLKAWEEFVITIQKLISTLQTEIIRVCTKTFKDILSALEKYGPALKNYGKAIAEIVKPINDAAQELIKIVVNAAEGVAHEFKQYVASFPSFESIRNEFNDKVKVLKLLEKATELTNSLFDQINILPQTPETSEFLQKLHDYLIGKLKQEHIDDEKYIEELGKLLIKAVRSIWVSIRSTYPGSSDHVIDFQSWIGSLTHSFDSLAVLPSILSFRSSILNYVLNENWDVVFNKKLLYSWIFFNDFELRGHVVDGKHLFTFDGLNFAYPGNCKYILAQDSVDNNFTIIGQLTNGKLKSIMLIDREGSYFEVADNLALKLNGNLVEYPQHLSGLHAWRRFYTIHLYSEYGVGIVCTSDLKVCHINVNGFYTSKTRGLLGNGNAEPYDDFLRIDGTVTENSAALGNDYGVGKCTAIEFDNDQFKSSKRDEVCSELFGIESTLAFNFINLDSRPYRKACDIALAKVAEKEKEATACTFALAYGSAVKQINKWVLLPPRCIKCAGPAGQHDFGDEFTVKLPNNKVDVVFVVDINVTPVVLSNLIAPAINDIRESLRSRGFSDVQVGVIVFEESKRYPALLTSDGGKINYKGNVADVKLAGIKSFCDNCVEQIITEKRILDIYNSLKEILKGIATQADEKAFQLALDYPFRAGASKSIIGVRSDSLEYKNWWKFVRTQLTGSITRFDGALLHLIAPVKGLSLEGVLSEKLIGFNSRLVATVDGKDGKKRTKLQFDNDMGIDFVLNSGGWVFATQNFEKLKASDQKKMLNQITASLADTLFKTEIVSDCRCLPIHGLHGQHKCVIKSSTFVATKKPKSV; encoded by the exons ATGGCTAGGATGAAATATAATATCGCTCTGATTGGAGTCCTAGCGTCTGTGCTTTTAACAATTGCTGTAAATGCTG aaAACGATTGCAATCTAGGATGTCCGAAAT CTGACAATGGACTTTTGAAGTACATACCCGGCAACTACTATGACTATTCCTTCGACAGTATTTTAACTATTGGATCGAGTAGCGACGTTCTCAACGACTCAGATGATACAAGTCTTAAAGTATCCGGATCTGCAAAAATTTTTGCGAAAGGAAACTGTGGGTACATATTACAGTTAAGTTCCGTTAAGGTAACTAATACAAAAGAGTCTGTGGAGAAAAAGATATTGAATAGCATTCAGAAGCCAGTTCGGTTTACACTGGTAAGTGGAAATTTAGAGCCACAAATTTGCTCAGACTCCAGCGACTTGGACTACTCTTTGAATATTAAGCGTGCAGTTGTATCATTGCTCCAATCGGGAATAGAAGCGGAACATGAGGTTGACGTATTCGGCGTGTGCCCTACACATACATCAACATCGAAAGTGGGTAACGCGAATATAATTACGAAGGCGCGGAACTTAAACAGCTGTTCGCATCGCGAGCAGATAAACAGTGGCTTGGTATCCGGCAGAGTCAACGAACGAGCTGGCATTACGTCTAGTCTGCTGTTGCAGGCAAACTATATTAAGGAGTCCAGGATTGTAAACCACCTAATTGAAAATGTTCAGCTGACAGAAACATACAAGTTTATTGGAAATAGTAAAGGAAACTCTGATATCAGTGCAAAAGTAGTCACAATATTAAAACTGAAAAATCCAAGCGGTACCAAGGCCAACTCACCAGGAACTGGTTCTACTGTCAGAAGCTTAATATTTCAGAGACCAGAAACCTATACCTCCAAAAATATTAACGCCCTTAAAACGACTCTATCTGATCTTGTAGATTCAACCAACGACTATGTGAAAAAAGAAACTGCAAAAAAGTTTGTTGAGTTTATAAGGTTGCTACGCCAATCTGATAGTGAGACTTTATTAGAACTGGCTGCGTTTCCACATCCAAACAAAGTCTTAGCCCGCAAGGTATATTTGGATGGATTATTTCGTGCCAGTACAGCAGAGTCAGCTAGAGTTATATTAAAACAGCTTTCTAAATTTGATGACAAGGAGAAATTACTTGCAATACTGTCCTTAAACTTAGTCAAAAGTGTTGACAAAGAGACCCTCAATCAAGCGGCTTCTCAGCTCTTACCTAACGCGCCTAAAGAACTATATATAGCTGTGGGTAGTTTAGTTGCtaaatattgtttaaaaaattattgtcAAGGACCGGAAATTGATGCCATATCTAAAAAGTTTTCTGATGGTCTTAAACACTGTAAGCCAAATACTAAACGGGAAGAAGAGCGCATTGTGTACATTTTAAAGGGACTTGGAAATGCAAAGAGTTTAAGTGGCAATACGGTTGCTGCACTAAGTGAGTGCGCTTCCACAGGACGCTCCAACCGCATACGTGTCGCAGCCTTGCACGCTTTTTCCACAGTTAAATGCGAAGAAACCTTGCAATCTAAATCCTTGGAACTTCTTAAGAATCGTAACGAGGATTCAGAGTTACGCATTGAAGCTTATTTGTCCGCGATTTCATGCCCTAACGCAGATGTTGCTAATCAAATTTCGGAAATAGTTAATTCCGAAACTGTTAACCAGGTTGGAGGATTTATTTCATCTAATTTAAAAGCTATACGAGACTCTACAGACGTCAGCCGCGAGCAGCAAAAATACTATTTGGCTAACATTAGGGTTACAAAAACATTTCCCGTTGACTACAGACGATACAGTTTTAATAATGAGTTTTCCTATAAACTTGAATCCCTCGGCGTTGGCGCCAGCACTGATTACCAATTAATATATTCGCAACATGGATTCTTGCCACGATCATCTCGTATCAATGTAACAActgaaatttttggcacgAACTACAATGTATTTGAGGCAAGCGTCCGACAAGAAAATTTTGAAGACGTCCTGGAATACTATTTAGGGCCGAAAGGATTAGTAAACAAAGATTTTGACGAAATTGTTGAACTCATTGAAGTTGGCAATaatggtgttgctgctggtggccgAGCCCGACGATCAATTGTTGACGACGTTTCTAAAATTTCGAAAAAGTATAAAATGTATGGAGTCAAAAATGTGCAAGATCTCAATTTAGATGTGTCATTAAAACTGTTTGGTTCGGAATTGGCATTTTTGAGCCTAGGCGACAACATACCAAGTTCTTTAGATGACATTATAAACTACTTCTCAACTTCTTTCGAAAAAGCAAAACAGGAACTATCTTCGTTTGAAAAGCAATTTTCCAGTCACCACTTATTCCTTGATACTGACCTAGCCTATCCAACTAGTATTGGAGTACCTTTGGAGCTTGTAGCCCAAGGTTTTGCAGCTACCAAAGTTGATCTTGCGGTCAGTCTTgatattaatgcaattttaGCACAAAACTGGCAAAAGGCTAAGTATAGACTAAAGTTTGTTCCGAGTGTCGATATTAATGCTCACCTTCAGATAGGCTTTAATGCACAAGTACTATCCACTGGAGTCCGCGTGGTTTCGTCAGCCCATTCCGCCACCGGTAGCGATATTACTGTAGCTGTTATTAGCGATGGAGAGGGCTTTAACGTTGACCTTGAGCTACCACGCGAAAAACTTGAGCTTATTAATTTTAGTGTTGACACAGAACTATATGTAGCCGAACAAGacaaacaaaaggcaattgCCCTAAAGGGtaccaaaaaaaataagaattcTCAACCTAGTGAGATATGCTTTAATCAATTGGAACTTGTTGgattaaatatttgcattaagAGTTCCACAAGCTTAAGTGAAATTCAAGCTGGAAACGGCAAAGTTGCAGAGAGAGGACTTTCTGTTTCGGataaatttcatttatctAGACCATTTAATTTTGCCGTTTACTTTACGACTGAACGAAAATTTACATTCAAAGGAATTCACACACAGGAAGCTTTCTCCCAAAAGTGGAAATTAGATTATTCCACTCCTGGATCCAAAGTTTCTCACGATACAGCTGTTGTATATGAGCTCGGAAATAAGCCTAAGATATTTAGTAGATTATCCTTTGATAACTCTTTATGCCACTTTGCAGTGGAAGCTGGAATAAACAACGACAAGAATGAATTGGTGGTATATGGTCAATACGAACAAgacaaagaaataaaaaaaagtaaaattgGTTTTAGCAAAAACGGAAATGAATATAAGCCATTAATTGAAATCCAAGACAATAATGGAATCTCAAATAACATAAATGGTTACCACGCTGACGGAAAAATAGTTGTACAAAAAAACAGTAATAATATTGAAAGGTATCATTTTGAAAACTTCCAAGTGTCAAATGCTAATAACGCCCACGTAGCAGTAAACGGGTGGTCGGATGTTGGGTCAAATTCATTAACCTCTGAGCTTCGAATTTCTTCAGATCACCAGACCTtcttaataaaagaaaatttaaaattggaaAGTGGTCTGTATGAGGCTGGTTTCTTTATAAATGATGAACATTCTCCCGAAAATATTTACGGAAGTTCAATACATTTAGCAATAGCTGACCAGTCGTATGCCCTTAAAACTAACTGGAAAGCAGCTGCATGGTCCATTGACAGTGATGGTAGTTTTAATTTCCAAAAACATGGTGATTCCAACTCTCCTCGCGCAGGCAAACTTGTGGAAAATGTAGAAATtcagtataaaaaaaaacaggtcGGAGGAATAAAAATTATGTCAAATTTTGATGTAAATAAATTGGATCTCGATGTGGAAATTTCACGTGAGCAAAAAATTGGCTCTATAATCGTTAAATACGAAAGTAATCAGCGACACACACAGGATTATTCCCTGGAGGCAAGTGCAAAGATTAACAAGCAGTCTATAGATGTTATATCTAAGTGTGATTTTAACGGAAACGTCTATGTTGTCGATAACTCTATAGTAACTAGTTGGGGAACATTACTATCAGCAAAAGGAGAAATTGGACAACGTTACTCGGCCCAAgacattaatattaatattcaaggCAATGTTCAAATTAGCGGTAAGGACAAAGCTACTCAATGGATACTTAAAGTAATCGGCACACCTGACAAAACCAACAGCGACTTCAGGATTAGCCGAGACACTGCAGAGCTCATTAAACTAACCAGCGAGACTCAACATCCGCAAGATAAAATATCCTTTGCTAAACTAAATCTAATTGTCAAAAATCAATTAACTGCCAAAGGAGAGTTTCGTGTAGCCAAAAATGGCAAGGGTGACTTTACAGCCAGTTTTGACACTCTGAAGACTGAACCGAAGCACAAACTAGAAATAGAATCTAAATTCCACATACAGTCTCCGAAGTACGATATCGATGCTTCCCTTACTCTTGATGGAAAAAAGAAATTGCACTTGAGGTCTGAAAACACTatagaaaagttaaaattcTCCACTAAAAACATTGGTGAGGCAAACGACAAAATAGTTGCTTTCGAGGCTAATGGAAGTTTAAAAGGCGAATTGCGAGGAAATGGGGAAATACAAGGTACCTTTATATTTAACGCTCCCGATGGTCGAGTCATCGACGGCAGTATCAATCGCAAGTTTTCCACAAATGCAAAAAGTGGTTTATCTCAAGGCAACATTGACGCTCAGCTTAGTGATACACCTTTTGGCAGTAATAAAAAACGCTCAATTGCACTAAAGGGAAAGCTTGATCGGCTCAACACAAAAACGAAAGAATTTTCTGCGAACACTAATTTAGTCTACACGGCATTTAATGGAGATAAGTCGGAGATAAGCTATCAAATTAAGCAGCAACAAAACGGCGATGATAAGAACATAGATTTTAGCATTAAGGGCTATGGAAATCCACTGCCCCAACGTTTTGAGATCGCTGTTGCCTTAGGAGATTACAGTGCCCAGCATGCCGTGATTAGTATCACAAGTAAGTACGGTGAGATTTTTTCTGTAAGTGCAAATGGAAACTACAACAATAATCAAGCACTTGAATATGGGCTTCAGGCTAATATTGAAATTCCGAAATCCAACTTGAAGTCCTTAGAAATAAAGAGCCATGGAAAGGTCCTAAAATCTTTAATCGGAAATGAAAACGCTGCATACAATGCTGAATTCTTCCTGGATTCTAAAACCAGTCTAGGGCAATATGCTCGTGTCAATACAGTATGGAACGGGACGGCAAATGATGGGACCTATGATTTTGAAGCTCAAACTAACAATATGGAGTCTCCATTGAGTTTCAATGGTAAATATCATCGGAAACAAACAGGTAATATAAAAGATGGTGACCTTACCGGTAAACAAACGTATGTACTTAACGCACAGTACGGAGCACAATACGTAAAAATGGATGCTTCATTAGGTTATGGAGCCGAGAAAGTAGACATAGCATATGGTATAGATTCCAGCTTTGATTCTGTAAAAGACATCAAAGTTAATATTCACACTCTTAAACCTTTGGATGATTCGACATATGTAGTCACTGCACAATTCAAACAGACTGACAAGTCATACGGATTAGACACTACATTTTATCATTCGGCCCACAAAAAAGGTGTTGATATTCGTTTAGATCTGTTGAAAGAAAAGCCTATTATCATAACGAGCATTGCTGAACTCTTAGGAGACCGAAAAGGAAAGGTAATCTTTGAAATTCTTAATTTGGCTGATTTGgacattaaaataaatagtGAAGCTTCATACGTCAGTATTGATGAGTTTTATATAATTGTCAACTGGAGCTCGAAGAAATTAAAGCTCGATGGTTACGAACTTGAAGCACGAGCTCAAAATAAGAACATTAAAATTCAACTCAagaatgtagatggcataatTTTCTCAGGTACAGCCACTTATGCTCTTAAAAAAGAACTAAACAAAACTATTATCGATGGACAAGGCAAAGTGCAGTATCAAGGAAAGGCGCACAATAGCAATTTTAAGCTGACCCGGCAACACTTTGATTTTGGTACTGATAGGGAAGTTGGTTTCTCTTACACTTTTATGGGTAATTTGGGATCGAAAAACGGATTAGGCACTTTAAAAATCACAAACAAGGAATTTAACACCAAGTTTTCCGTTTGTGAAGAAAAGAGACAGTGTACAAATATAATAGTACAATCAATTGTGAGCATTGATGAACAAAAACTGGACGCTGTGGAACATACCACACTTATTATTGTTGACCTGAGAGATTTTGGATATCCATACGAGTTTGAATTAAAGTCTCAGAATACACGCCAAGGTCTTAATTATCAGTACCATTTAGATAGCTTCATTATAACAGGAAATAATTTCAAGTATCAATTTACAGCCAACGTTCAGCCCACGTCGTCCACAATTAAATTAGCACTCCCGAAACGTCAAATTTTGTTTGAAACTACTCAGAAAATACCGGCAGATGGAAGCCTTTTTGGCCGCTACGAGCAAACAGCTTCATTCTTTATTGACAAGTTGCAAAGGCCTGACGACGTTGCTCGCTTTTCTGCTATTGTAGATGTAACGGGCACAGAACGCGTTGCATTCAACGCTAACGGGAAACTTAAATTTGAACATCCAACTATTCGTCCATTAAGTATTTCTGGAAAATTGAATGGAGACGTGAATCAACAGATCGCAAGCGCTGAAgtaatatttgatatttttcgaCTGCCGGAACAAAAAGTGGTTGGAAACAGTGAATTGCGCAACTCCCGTTCTCAAAATGGTTTCAATATTGCATATACTACAACTGTTAAGTCTGCTGGTCTTCAAATTCAGTACCAAATTAATAGTAACGCTGCAGTGGATATTGAAGCCCATGAGTATAACATTGGCTTGGAATTAAATAACGGCGAAATCGATGTTAAGGCGATTTCGTTTTTGAATAAGGACAAATTTGAAATCTCTTTAACTGAATCAAATAAACATATCATTTATATAGTCGGAGACTTTTCTAAGCAAAACCGTTATGCAAAGCTTAACACAAAGGTCCAAATTCTTGATAGAAATCCAATTGAAATTATATCGGAAGTTCAACCTAATTCTGCAAAGATTATACTGAAGCGTCAAGATTTCATCGATGGCAATGCAGAACTTAAACTGGGCAAGGAATTTAAAGTAGATGTTAATGGAAGTGGGAAACCATTATTTAATGGCCGAGTGGCATTAGATGCAACTAACTTTTTACAAACAAATTACTTTATAAATGAAGACAACCTAAATGGTTTCTGG cATATTGTTGAAtcggaaataaataaagataCTGAATATTTTTCCGAAAATATCAAGAAACGCTTAGAAAAATCTCGCCAAGTTACGgataaaattgttaaattggCTAAAGAAGCTGGACCAGATTTTTCCAAACTGAAGGGGAATTTGCTCGATTATAAAAACGATATTGTTCAAGAGCTTGAGGCTGATCAATCAATTGCACCGATTATTGATGGCAT ACGCACCCTATTTGCAAATATAGCCGGTATTCTTGATGACATAAACAAGGCGATATCAGAAATATTGGGAAAGGCTCAGAAGTCCATCGTTGATATATATGATAAATTGCAAGCCCTTTGGAAGGATTCCCTTCTTAAGGCCTGGGAAGAATTCGTTATAACTATACAGAAACTAATAAGTACGCTCCAAACAGAGATTATCAGGGTTTGTACAAAGACATTTAAAGATATTCTCTCTGCGCTTGAGAAATATGGACCAGCTCTGAAAAACTATGGAAAAGCTATTGCTGAAATTGTAAAACCTATAAACGACGCTGCTCAGGAACTCATTAAAATTGTGGTTAATGCCGCTGAAGGTGTAGCCCATGAATTCAAGCAATATGTCGCAAGCTTTCCGTCATTTGAAAGTATTCGTAATGAGTTTAATGACAAAGTTAAAGTTCTGAAACTTCTTGAAAAGGCAACAGAGTTAACAAATAGTCTATTTGATCAGATAAACATTTTACCACAGACTCCAGAGACTTCCGAGTTTCTACAAAAACTCCACGATTACTTAATCGGTAAACTAAAGCAAGAACATATTGATGATGAAAAATACATCGAAGAACTTGGTAAGCTTTTAATAAAGGCCGTTCGTTCCATTTGGGTCTCGATTAGAAGCACTTATCCAGGGTCATCGGATCATGTAATTGATTTTCAATCTTGGATTGGTTCTCTAACGCATTCTTTTGACTCATTGGCTGTTCTTCCAAGCATACTTTCATTCCGTTCCAGTATCTTAAACTATGTATTAAATGAGAATTGGGATGTCGTATTCAACAAAAAACTATTATACTCATGGATATTCTTTAACGACTTCGAACTACGAGGCCATGTCGTCGATGGGAAGCATTTATTCACTTTCGACGGCCTGAATTTCGCGTATCCTGGTAACTGCAAATATATTCTCGCCCAGGACAGTGTTGACAATAACTTTACAATAATTGGCCAGCTTACAAATGGAAAACTTAAGAGCATTATGCTTATAGATCGGGAGGGTAGCTATTTCGAAGTAGCCGACAACCTTGCCCTAAAGCTGAATGGAAACCTAGTTGAATACCCACAACACTTGTCTGGTCTTCACGCGTGGCGGCGATTTTACACTATTCACTTATATTCTGAGTACGGAGTAGGCATAGTATGTACTTCAGACCTGAAGGTTTGCCACATCAACGTAAACGGATTTTACACAAGCAAAACCAGAGGGCTTCTCGGCAACGGCAACGCAGAACCATATGATGACTTCTTGCGAATCGATGGTACCGTAACCGAAAATTCGGCCGCCCTAGGCAACGACTATGGAGTAGGAAAATGCACAGCAATTGAATTTGACAATGACCAGTTTAAAAGCTCCAAAAGAGACGAAGTGTGTAGTGAACTGTTCGGTATTGAATCGACTCTGGCTTTCAATTTCATTAACTTGGATTCGAGACCTTACCGCAAGGCATGTGATATTGCACTTGCAAAGGTAGCTGAAAAGGAAAAGGAGGCCACTGCGTGCACGTTTGCTTTAGCTTACGGTTCGGCAGTAAAGCAGATTAATAAGTGGGTGCTATTACCACCGCGTTGCATAAAGTGCGCAGGACCTGCTGGACAGCACGACTTTGGAGATGAGTTTACTGTTAAGTTACCAAACAACAAGGTTGACGTTGTATTTGTCGTTGATATCAATGTAACACCCGTAGTGCTGTCTAATTTAATAGCGCCGGCCATCAATGATATTCGTGAATCATTAAGAAGCCGTGGGTTTTCAGATGTACAAGTCGGAGTGATTGTTTTTGAGGAATCCAAACGATATCCCGCTCTACTCACAAGTGATGGTGGCAAAATTAACTACAAGGGAAACGTTGCTGATGTTAAGCTGGCTGGAATAAAGAGCTTCTGTGACAATTGTGTGGAGCAAATTATAACTGAAAAACGAATTTTAGATATTTACAATTCtttaaaagaaatattaaaGGGAATTGCAACTCAAGCGGATGAAAAGGCGTTCCAATTGGCTTTAGATTATCCCTTCCGCGCTGGAGCGTCAAAAAGCATTATCGGTGTGCGAAGTGATTCTTTAGAATATAAAAATTGG tggaaaTTTGTTCGAACTCAGTTAACTGGGTCCATCACTAGGTTTGATGGTGCGCTTCTTCATCTTATTGCACCAGTAAAGGGGCTCTCATTAGAAGGAGTGTTAAGCGAAAAACTAATTG GCTTCAACTCTCGATTGGTGGCTACTGTAGATGGGAAAGATGGCAAAAAACGAACGAAACTGCAGTTCGATAATGACATGGGCATTGACTTTGTCCTTAATAGCGGTGGCTGGGTGTTTGCTACACAAAACTTTGAAAAGTTAAAAGCTTCAGAccaaaagaaaatgttgaaTCAGATTACAGCATCGCTGGCAGATACTCTCTTTAAGACTGAAATCGTCAGTGACTGTCGCTGTCTTCCGATTCATGGATTGCACGGACAACATAAGTGCGTCATTAAGTCATCAACATTTGTTGCGACCAAAAAGCCAAAATCTGTCTAA